The segment CAATGTCAATGTGTAAGTAGAGTTACTTGCATTTGCAATAGTTAAGCTCCACTCAGGATTCAAAGAAGAAACCATGATGCGAGGGAACAAACCAGCAAAGTAAGCAGCCGTTACAGAAATAACGGATAAGGAGCTGAATACAAAGCCCCATTTTGTATTACGAGTACGTGTTGCGCCCCAAGAAATGAGGAAGAACACGATTGCCAACGCAAAGCAAATAATTGCTAATACAGAGTTAAACAAATCTGTAAATACATAAGTTGCACCTACCAATGCTAATGCACCGATAGCTGTAGGAACACCTACTACTAAGGAAGCTGCACGAGCGCGTTCAGAAACAGCACCAGCAGTTTTGATAGAAGTGAACAAGCCACCATGGTATGTGAATACCAAGATAAACGCAATGCCACAAAGTACTGTGTATGGGCTTAACAAATCAAAGAATGTGCCTACATATGTCATGCTTGCATCAATTGGAGTACCTTGAATCAAGTTACCAACTGTAACGCCCCACAACAATGCAGGAATCAAGGAACCAAAGAAGATGCAGTAGTCAAAAGTTTTACGCCATAACAAGTTAGGGCTCTTGGAGCGGAATTCAAAAGATACGCCACGGATAATAAGAGCCGCAAGCATTAAGAATAACGCTAAATAGAAACCACTAAACAACGTAGCATATACATGAGGGAAGGATGCAAATAATGCACCACCAGCAGTGATCATCCATACCTCGTTACCATCCCAAACAGGACCCAAGGCATTGATCATTTGACGACGTTCAACGTCAGTTTTACCGATGAATGGTAATAAAATACCAGTACCATAGTCAAAACCTTCTAATAAGAAGAAGCCAGCGAATAGTACAGTAATTAAAATAAACCATACCACTTCAAGGTTATTAAAAATTAATTCCATAATCTCGCCTCCTCTTTTTCAACTACATCGTGAGATGGATTGCCATCTGGACCTTTTTTGATGTGTTCTACAGCAAGGTAGAGAGCTGCAATAGCTGCTACGATATACACAACTGTGAAGCCGATGATAGTAGTCATAATTTCTGGAGCTGTAACGGATTTAGAAGCACCGTCTACAGTTAATTGCAAGCCATTTACAAGCCATGGTTGACGACCTGCTTCTGCTACAAACCAACCTGTGGAATGAGCAATGAATGGCAATGGCAATGTCCAGAACATAATTTTTAAGAATGTGCGATTTCCAACCAATTTGTCTTTTGCATTAAGGATAAGACCTACGAATGCAACAAGCAACATAATGGAACCAGCTGCAACCATGACACGGAATGTCCAGAAGATTGCTGGAACATCTGGAATATAGTTACCA is part of the Veillonella nakazawae genome and harbors:
- the cydB gene encoding cytochrome d ubiquinol oxidase subunit II; the protein is MELIFNNLEVVWFILITVLFAGFFLLEGFDYGTGILLPFIGKTDVERRQMINALGPVWDGNEVWMITAGGALFASFPHVYATLFSGFYLALFLMLAALIIRGVSFEFRSKSPNLLWRKTFDYCIFFGSLIPALLWGVTVGNLIQGTPIDASMTYVGTFFDLLSPYTVLCGIAFILVFTYHGGLFTSIKTAGAVSERARAASLVVGVPTAIGALALVGATYVFTDLFNSVLAIICFALAIVFFLISWGATRTRNTKWGFVFSSLSVISVTAAYFAGLFPRIMVSSLNPEWSLTIANASNSTYTLTLMTCVAFVFVPIILAYQIWVYWTFRHRVSEKDLHY